A stretch of the Planktothricoides raciborskii GIHE-MW2 genome encodes the following:
- a CDS encoding ABC transporter ATP-binding protein — protein MLYLRNLSYHPAATPTPILKSMTLELAPQQLGVIIGPSGSGKSTFLEILSGLAEKTSGEIYWREQPLTAEHLQQLGGLVFQFPERHFCCGTILEELRLGHPELGSERVDEALKEVGLDHLSLNTAPQSLSGGQQRRLALAVQLIRQPQILLLDEPTAGLDWSMRQNLIRLLAKLKQHWSLLVVTHDAGDLLKIGDRFWTLNHGVIQSVEPDYIAIRQQLSGVSG, from the coding sequence ATGCTCTATTTGAGAAACTTAAGTTATCACCCAGCGGCAACCCCAACGCCGATTTTAAAATCCATGACCCTGGAACTCGCCCCACAGCAGTTGGGCGTGATTATCGGACCGAGTGGATCGGGTAAAAGTACCTTCTTAGAGATTTTATCTGGACTGGCGGAAAAAACCTCTGGGGAAATTTACTGGCGAGAACAGCCCCTTACCGCCGAACACCTGCAACAGCTTGGGGGATTGGTGTTTCAATTTCCCGAACGACATTTTTGTTGTGGCACTATTTTGGAAGAATTGCGCTTGGGACACCCCGAACTAGGTTCGGAACGAGTGGATGAAGCCCTGAAGGAAGTGGGCTTAGATCATTTATCTCTGAATACCGCACCGCAATCCTTGAGTGGGGGACAGCAACGGCGTTTAGCTTTGGCGGTGCAGTTAATTCGTCAACCGCAAATTTTATTGCTGGATGAACCTACGGCGGGTTTAGATTGGTCAATGCGACAGAATTTAATCCGGCTTTTGGCAAAATTAAAACAGCATTGGAGTCTGTTGGTGGTGACTCACGATGCCGGGGATTTATTAAAGATTGGCGATCGCTTTTGGACCCTAAATCATGGGGTAATCCAATCCGTTGAACCGGATTACATCGCGATTCGTCAGCAGTTATCTGGGGTCAGTGGTTAA
- a CDS encoding Sll0314/Alr1548 family TPR repeat-containing protein: MKIDRPVSFSRRIVQAIASGVAIATFLVGSPSHAKDPFRTTNPHEIGDTTEMAFRVLFEQGNYQQADRYLDEAEKIDTNEPLVYAMQAAFAYLNEDWDALLTYATQTRETAQQLTTKNELRGHLYTGVGHFLEGAHIISTEGTISGTPKALRKLRLVLQHINAAEKINPTDPEVNLIKGFMDLMLAVNLPFAEIDDAIARLENYAGPNYLAYRGIAVGYRDTKQNEPALAAVNQALELTPNNPELFYLKAQILVQQGLEQKNVTILQQAQENFSQALAQAPDKFPAGLKKQLQRESDRNTRRIQEMSANSR, encoded by the coding sequence ATGAAGATTGATCGTCCGGTTTCTTTTTCGAGACGAATAGTTCAAGCGATCGCTTCTGGAGTGGCGATCGCTACTTTTCTAGTTGGCAGTCCTAGCCATGCCAAAGATCCATTTAGAACCACCAATCCTCACGAAATTGGTGATACCACAGAAATGGCCTTTCGGGTTCTATTTGAACAGGGCAACTATCAGCAAGCAGACCGTTATTTAGATGAAGCGGAAAAAATAGACACCAATGAACCCTTAGTCTATGCTATGCAAGCAGCCTTTGCCTATCTTAATGAAGATTGGGATGCTCTGCTTACTTACGCCACACAAACTCGTGAAACCGCACAGCAACTCACGACTAAGAATGAATTACGCGGTCATCTCTATACGGGAGTGGGTCATTTTCTGGAAGGAGCACATATTATTAGCACCGAAGGCACAATATCCGGCACCCCAAAAGCTCTGCGAAAACTTCGCTTGGTGCTGCAACATATTAATGCCGCCGAAAAGATTAATCCCACCGATCCAGAAGTTAATTTGATTAAAGGATTCATGGATTTAATGTTAGCGGTGAATTTGCCTTTTGCCGAAATTGATGATGCGATCGCCCGCTTAGAAAACTATGCGGGGCCAAACTATCTCGCCTATCGGGGAATTGCCGTGGGCTACCGAGATACGAAACAAAACGAGCCAGCTTTAGCTGCCGTAAATCAAGCCCTAGAATTAACCCCCAATAACCCAGAGTTATTTTATCTGAAAGCACAAATATTAGTCCAACAAGGTCTGGAGCAAAAAAATGTCACCATTCTCCAACAAGCCCAGGAAAATTTCTCTCAAGCCCTTGCCCAAGCCCCGGATAAATTTCCCGCTGGGCTGAAAAAACAACTGCAACGAGAAAGCGATCGCAATACACGACGCATTCAAGAAATGAGCGCTAATTCTCGTTAA
- a CDS encoding patatin-like phospholipase family protein, giving the protein MTFKILSLDGGGIRGVLSARLLQQVETTLAAKKGQKLHEYFDLVSGTSTGSILTAGIACQMSTQDMIDIYLEQGKNIFLDSVRKQRGWRVVSQAIGSGVLYPHEEGEQGLAKILQKKLIHPELGKDAKIGQITKPNILIPAYDVYSRNTTWFNNSDPTVWYSNLELWKICTASASAPTFFPPYQLPYNDDQKLPHIDGGVSANNPALLAIAHALYIGKQNGINLSDIAVLSIGTGNTTRVYKYEEIKKWGQFGWAGHLPDMFMNPAAQNAEAICYQIMESAGRDYLRLDFDLNQQLKGDPQPGRLRELLDKPYNKYIAAQKKQNKEVSEDIDNPENCPSLMEAAECYLEVGKVYYKDPKVPVKVQEAIEQFIESN; this is encoded by the coding sequence ATGACTTTCAAAATTCTCAGTTTAGATGGTGGCGGCATTCGCGGAGTTTTATCTGCCAGACTTCTCCAGCAAGTAGAAACGACATTGGCAGCAAAAAAAGGACAGAAATTACATGAATATTTCGATTTAGTTTCTGGCACCTCTACTGGCTCAATTCTGACGGCGGGAATTGCCTGCCAGATGAGCACCCAGGACATGATTGATATCTATCTGGAACAGGGAAAAAATATCTTTTTAGACTCGGTTCGCAAGCAGCGAGGTTGGCGAGTTGTTAGTCAAGCGATCGGCAGTGGTGTGTTGTATCCCCACGAAGAGGGAGAGCAAGGTTTGGCTAAAATATTGCAGAAAAAATTGATTCACCCGGAATTGGGTAAAGATGCGAAGATTGGCCAGATTACTAAACCCAATATTCTGATTCCTGCTTATGACGTTTATTCCCGCAATACCACCTGGTTTAATAATAGCGATCCTACGGTATGGTACAGCAATTTGGAACTGTGGAAAATCTGCACTGCTTCAGCATCAGCGCCCACGTTTTTCCCCCCTTATCAACTTCCCTATAACGATGACCAAAAGCTGCCCCATATTGATGGTGGAGTATCCGCGAATAACCCGGCTTTATTGGCGATCGCTCATGCCTTGTATATCGGAAAACAGAATGGAATAAACTTGAGCGATATTGCAGTTCTCTCCATTGGCACGGGTAATACAACTCGGGTTTACAAATATGAAGAAATCAAAAAGTGGGGACAGTTTGGCTGGGCTGGACATTTACCGGATATGTTTATGAATCCGGCGGCGCAAAATGCTGAAGCTATTTGTTATCAAATTATGGAAAGTGCCGGACGGGATTATCTGCGTTTGGATTTCGATCTCAACCAGCAATTGAAAGGCGATCCCCAGCCCGGTCGTCTGCGGGAATTGCTCGACAAACCCTATAACAAATATATTGCCGCACAGAAAAAGCAGAATAAAGAAGTCAGCGAAGACATAGACAATCCTGAGAATTGTCCCAGCTTGATGGAAGCGGCGGAATGTTATCTTGAAGTGGGCAAAGTCTATTATAAGGATCCCAAGGTTCCGGTTAAAGTTCAAGAGGCGATCGAGCAGTTTATTGAATCGAATTAA
- a CDS encoding helix-turn-helix transcriptional regulator, protein MVNRINLHSPIRAELNWRSAIVIDPYTQVLPSWVNPCQLGEGAFLIKHREVAFPGMEVAYFFTENTFSDRLVIPPGETHFALALFPHLPVLSWMGYKDLIAQTIAVHRNNNVEYTSVMPPGWIGLYICMNNELIANLDLLPEKFWQHSRDPNRALLQVDPTAFDRFRQFMRSWFVRSQDLHTRSCLNPQQAVILREELIGEFRQLLDRTFQERGDRTIFKPSRRYWIFESACAMLDANLAQNLTTEEFCQKLRVSPRALQYAFQDITGMGLQEYIRARKLNAVREELIRRHPDETTVNAIAAKYGFFHSGRFSQQFHRQFGIHPSTILQHRP, encoded by the coding sequence ATGGTTAACCGAATCAATCTTCACAGTCCGATACGGGCTGAGTTAAACTGGCGCTCGGCTATAGTTATTGACCCTTACACTCAAGTGTTGCCCAGTTGGGTAAACCCTTGCCAGTTGGGAGAAGGAGCCTTCCTCATTAAGCATCGGGAAGTGGCTTTTCCGGGTATGGAAGTGGCCTATTTTTTTACGGAGAATACTTTTAGCGATCGCCTGGTAATTCCCCCAGGAGAAACTCATTTTGCCTTGGCACTTTTCCCCCATCTTCCGGTTCTTTCTTGGATGGGATATAAGGATCTGATAGCTCAGACGATCGCCGTTCATCGTAATAATAATGTGGAATATACTTCCGTGATGCCTCCGGGTTGGATTGGGCTGTATATTTGCATGAATAATGAATTGATCGCTAATCTCGATTTGCTGCCGGAAAAGTTTTGGCAACATAGTCGCGATCCAAATCGGGCGCTTTTGCAAGTAGATCCGACAGCGTTCGATCGCTTCCGGCAATTTATGCGATCGTGGTTTGTGCGATCGCAAGATTTGCATACTCGCAGTTGCCTCAACCCCCAACAGGCAGTAATTCTCCGGGAAGAACTGATCGGCGAATTTCGGCAACTACTCGATCGCACTTTTCAAGAACGGGGCGATCGCACCATTTTCAAGCCTTCTCGACGCTATTGGATTTTTGAAAGCGCCTGTGCAATGCTGGACGCTAATCTGGCTCAAAACCTGACCACCGAGGAGTTTTGCCAAAAGCTTAGGGTGTCTCCGCGAGCATTGCAATACGCTTTCCAGGATATTACAGGGATGGGGCTTCAGGAGTATATCCGGGCTCGCAAACTCAACGCGGTTCGGGAAGAACTGATCCGCCGTCACCCGGACGAAACTACGGTGAATGCGATCGCTGCCAAATACGGATTTTTCCACTCCGGTCGCTTTTCCCAACAGTTCCATCGTCAGTTTGGCATCCATCCCTCAACTATTCTGCAACATCGTCCTTAG
- a CDS encoding RNA polymerase sigma factor encodes MVREQDTGVEAIFWSQWQEHRDYLYRCCLKYLGNSTDAQDALSEAMLKAWDKIRTTAQPIQNIKAWLVKLTYHHYIDIRRKRGYLTGLAPEAELVSQEETPVGAA; translated from the coding sequence ATGGTGCGTGAACAGGATACAGGTGTAGAGGCAATTTTTTGGTCTCAGTGGCAAGAACACCGAGACTATCTTTATCGCTGTTGTCTGAAGTACCTGGGCAACTCAACGGATGCCCAAGATGCTCTCAGTGAGGCGATGCTAAAAGCCTGGGATAAAATCCGAACCACGGCTCAACCGATTCAGAATATTAAAGCCTGGTTAGTCAAGCTGACTTATCATCACTATATCGATATTCGGCGAAAACGCGGATATCTTACGGGACTCGCTCCTGAAGCAGAGTTAGTTAGCCAGGAAGAAACACCAGTTGGCGCCGCGTAG
- a CDS encoding RNA polymerase sigma factor: protein MIMTTLMNFDVSGEPANSQQLPPLTEEQQLLQRLAAGEMNAFWTLWQRHQDYLKKCCLRWTNGNSTAAEDLLSQGMLKAWEKAQKYAEKITNFKSWVTTLTRNFWLDLKRRRDVDLVENIEVYAEQEEVGRVSVGDTPGSALEEEEKNRVIRAAIDELPTKMRETFILHYYEALSNQEIAERQGISYANVCKRISQARKILRPKLRGYFIEEEKTSTEVSVTPVAIEPLIEETPLENAGVEAIVDESVLSVAVAEVECVVGEELPEVAVSDQQSESDSVVGSSEGKLEVKSDACRCVKAALCERLLVPILALAQFDEKIGSWGRLPMGKVRGEFVRSSRSPPQPNPRVITRNHEVVCCPDSRKIQKLPQYFVLMFRKG, encoded by the coding sequence ATGATAATGACGACTCTGATGAATTTTGACGTTTCTGGGGAGCCAGCCAATTCTCAGCAACTCCCACCCTTAACAGAAGAACAACAACTATTACAACGCCTTGCCGCCGGGGAAATGAATGCTTTTTGGACCCTCTGGCAACGGCACCAAGACTATTTGAAAAAATGCTGTCTCAGGTGGACGAACGGCAACTCAACGGCAGCGGAAGATTTGCTGAGTCAGGGGATGCTCAAAGCCTGGGAAAAGGCGCAGAAATACGCGGAAAAAATCACCAATTTTAAATCTTGGGTGACGACGCTGACTCGGAATTTTTGGCTGGATTTAAAACGTCGTCGAGATGTGGACTTGGTTGAAAATATAGAAGTATATGCGGAGCAAGAGGAGGTAGGACGGGTTTCTGTAGGCGATACGCCTGGAAGCGCCTTGGAAGAGGAAGAGAAAAACCGGGTCATTCGCGCCGCCATTGATGAGTTACCGACCAAGATGCGCGAGACTTTTATTCTGCACTATTATGAAGCATTATCTAATCAAGAAATAGCCGAAAGGCAAGGAATTTCCTACGCGAATGTTTGCAAGCGCATATCCCAGGCGCGGAAAATTTTGCGTCCTAAATTGCGGGGTTATTTTATCGAGGAGGAAAAGACAAGCACGGAAGTGTCAGTTACACCTGTGGCAATAGAGCCCCTAATTGAGGAAACTCCCCTGGAGAATGCGGGAGTTGAAGCGATCGTGGATGAGTCGGTACTTTCAGTTGCGGTGGCGGAAGTGGAGTGTGTTGTGGGTGAGGAATTGCCGGAGGTAGCGGTATCTGATCAGCAGTCTGAGTCGGATTCTGTTGTGGGGAGTTCTGAGGGGAAGTTAGAAGTCAAGAGTGATGCTTGTCGGTGTGTTAAGGCGGCGCTGTGCGAAAGGCTGCTTGTACCGATTTTAGCGTTGGCACAATTTGATGAAAAAATTGGAAGTTGGGGGAGACTGCCGATGGGGAAAGTTAGGGGAGAATTTGTGCGATCGTCCCGCTCTCCTCCGCAGCCCAACCCCAGAGTTATTACAAGAAATCATGAAGTTGTATGCTGTCCCGACTCTCGGAAAATTCAGAAGTTGCCTCAATATTTCGTCCTTATGTTTAGAAAAGGGTAA
- a CDS encoding GNAT family N-acetyltransferase has translation MIEIRLAQTPEEKEQVFKLRYQIYVKEMGYQQQYANHKSQIIEEPLDESGNIFVAFQDNKVVGTVRNNYARQSDLGYYVSLFKMSEATRQSHLIDVSVCTKFMVIKNLRRTGIGFSLMQFHYNQLLLDQIKFDFIDCEPHMIPFFQKLGYQTIDMINHPEYGSGMAMILDVFNLKHLQRVKSPFMRLHIKDFNFSKHGINIVNVKP, from the coding sequence ATGATAGAAATCAGATTAGCTCAGACTCCTGAAGAAAAAGAACAGGTTTTTAAGTTACGCTATCAAATCTATGTTAAAGAAATGGGTTATCAACAACAGTATGCTAATCATAAATCGCAAATAATAGAAGAACCTTTAGATGAGTCAGGCAACATATTTGTAGCTTTTCAGGATAATAAAGTAGTGGGAACTGTTCGGAATAACTATGCCAGACAATCAGATTTAGGATACTATGTTAGTCTTTTTAAAATGAGTGAAGCTACTCGACAATCACATCTTATAGATGTCTCAGTTTGTACAAAGTTCATGGTCATAAAAAATCTAAGAAGAACAGGCATAGGGTTTAGTTTAATGCAATTTCATTACAATCAATTACTGCTAGATCAAATAAAATTTGATTTTATAGACTGCGAACCACACATGATTCCTTTCTTTCAAAAGCTAGGCTACCAAACCATTGATATGATAAATCACCCGGAATATGGCAGTGGTATGGCTATGATATTAGATGTTTTTAATTTGAAGCATCTACAGCGAGTTAAATCGCCTTTTATGCGGCTGCATATAAAAGACTTTAATTTTTCAAAACATGGCATAAATATAGTCAATGTTAAGCCATAA
- a CDS encoding ATP-grasp domain-containing protein: MKLIQTTKTPQKIIDKEILVWAFIPCLSLDQDFSNQEFNPLYFQQELGEVFAELDIAWKLKLVTLENMNEVISEVAASQAQFFPVVLNYCAGLDEIDGYPGASVVKLLEAKGIPFTGADSHFFKMGDSKILMKQAFVEAGVSTAPYEVIKDMNSIRGLCDRLIPPLIVKPSSSFGARGISLQSVVHTDEEAIARFEALQQGQHGMEIPANSIFVERFIKGREFTVLVTGTAQHPEGIKIYPALETVFHSGVPETERFYTRDLWTVEAEERTPLPVDESLYRYQLAPIELQDRLCDLAKRAYFAVGGTGYGRVDIRIDDTTEEMFVLEVNPCPFVTSMSLAMAFENPNASKVGTILHLAKVPFSHLMSEIIGEALTEDLSIALNLINNRKIQNG, translated from the coding sequence ATGAAATTAATTCAAACAACAAAAACTCCGCAAAAAATTATAGACAAAGAAATACTTGTCTGGGCATTCATTCCTTGTCTATCTCTAGATCAAGATTTTTCTAACCAAGAATTTAACCCTTTATATTTTCAGCAAGAACTAGGAGAAGTTTTTGCCGAACTGGATATAGCATGGAAGTTAAAGCTCGTCACCTTAGAGAATATGAATGAGGTGATTTCTGAAGTGGCTGCTTCCCAAGCCCAATTTTTCCCAGTTGTACTCAACTACTGTGCCGGATTAGATGAAATTGATGGATATCCAGGTGCTTCTGTTGTTAAATTGCTGGAAGCTAAGGGTATTCCCTTCACTGGGGCAGACTCTCACTTTTTTAAAATGGGAGACTCCAAAATATTGATGAAACAGGCTTTTGTTGAGGCAGGAGTTTCAACTGCACCCTATGAAGTAATTAAAGATATGAATAGCATTCGGGGATTATGCGATCGCCTTATTCCTCCACTGATTGTTAAACCTTCAAGTTCGTTTGGCGCTAGGGGTATTTCCTTACAATCTGTTGTCCATACTGATGAAGAAGCGATCGCTCGATTTGAGGCTTTACAGCAAGGACAACATGGGATGGAAATTCCAGCAAATAGTATCTTTGTAGAACGATTTATCAAAGGTCGAGAATTTACGGTTTTAGTCACAGGGACTGCTCAACATCCAGAGGGAATAAAGATTTATCCAGCTTTGGAAACAGTTTTTCACTCTGGTGTACCCGAAACCGAAAGATTTTATACCCGTGATTTATGGACAGTAGAAGCAGAAGAACGAACCCCTCTACCCGTTGATGAGTCGTTATACCGATATCAATTAGCACCAATTGAATTACAGGATCGACTTTGCGATTTAGCTAAACGTGCTTACTTTGCAGTCGGTGGTACTGGATATGGACGGGTAGATATCCGTATAGACGATACAACTGAAGAGATGTTTGTTCTGGAGGTAAATCCCTGCCCTTTTGTCACTTCCATGTCTCTCGCGATGGCTTTTGAAAATCCAAATGCATCCAAAGTCGGTACTATTTTACACCTTGCCAAAGTTCCATTTTCTCATCTGATGTCAGAAATAATCGGGGAGGCTTTGACCGAAGACCTATCAATTGCACTAAACCTTATCAATAACAGGAAAATTCAAAATGGTTAG
- a CDS encoding RNA polymerase sigma factor: MQSKESKRQTRSLERNLNQPLTKLEEQQLLQRLAAGEINVFWQLWKSHEKYLYSRCIGWMGSNPVEAEEAMSLAMLKAREKLLKYAGEITNLRAWFTRLTYNLCMDIHRKLRRKAIGIENIEDIASEAGEAVISSWDSPEAAILRDELTQFIRNTVNALPDRLRTPFLLRYYQEVSYPDIARQLAISQDNAYKRTQQGRDLLEKRLQKYLSGADHSWLSSSDTSEITSNSVAESFPFKSPVLKETKCMITVIDYNLTAVCQEKLSQVWYQSPCLQG, encoded by the coding sequence ATGCAGAGTAAAGAGTCCAAAAGACAAACTCGTTCCCTAGAGAGGAACCTGAACCAGCCCTTAACCAAGTTAGAAGAACAGCAACTATTACAACGTCTTGCCGCCGGGGAAATTAATGTTTTCTGGCAACTCTGGAAATCCCATGAAAAATACCTATATTCTCGGTGTATTGGTTGGATGGGGAGTAACCCTGTGGAAGCCGAAGAAGCCATGAGTCTCGCTATGCTAAAAGCCAGAGAAAAATTACTCAAATATGCGGGAGAAATAACCAATCTCCGCGCTTGGTTCACTCGCTTAACCTATAATCTTTGCATGGATATTCATCGAAAACTTCGCCGAAAAGCAATAGGAATAGAAAATATCGAAGACATAGCTAGTGAAGCAGGCGAAGCAGTTATTTCTAGCTGGGATTCTCCCGAAGCAGCAATTCTGCGAGATGAGTTGACACAGTTCATTCGCAACACTGTCAACGCTCTGCCCGATCGACTCCGCACTCCTTTTCTTCTGCGCTACTACCAGGAGGTTTCTTATCCAGATATTGCCCGACAACTTGCCATATCTCAAGATAACGCTTACAAACGCACCCAACAGGGGCGAGATTTACTGGAAAAGCGTTTGCAAAAGTATTTGTCAGGAGCAGACCATTCTTGGTTAAGTTCCTCAGACACCTCGGAGATAACCAGTAATTCTGTGGCTGAGAGTTTCCCATTTAAGTCTCCAGTATTGAAGGAGACAAAGTGCATGATTACCGTGATTGATTACAACTTAACAGCAGTATGTCAAGAAAAACTGTCTCAAGTATGGTATCAGTCTCCCTGCCTTCAGGGGTAG
- a CDS encoding lipopolysaccharide assembly protein LapB, which translates to MVSVSLPSGVEINVYLVLDKKPTRINQKLKTLSQYVQKYPSGWKKRLELANLLYATGHWEEAIQEYRQVISRQLQLIDPQLKLGKMLQIMGQQADAAAVYENVLPQVHYEATRQHISGLIAVCRGDTQAAILAFESAASLEPDNAAHWLALGRVQMQREDAWAALQAFEKILSIQPDDLVALIDSYDALLALGDVREAQGRLDRMVELAPDDFRVLKRQRESRCQTRLVSGEE; encoded by the coding sequence ATGGTATCAGTCTCCCTGCCTTCAGGGGTAGAGATAAATGTTTACCTGGTCTTGGACAAAAAGCCAACCCGAATTAATCAAAAGCTCAAAACCTTAAGTCAGTATGTGCAAAAGTACCCTTCAGGGTGGAAAAAACGGTTAGAATTGGCGAATCTGTTGTACGCCACGGGTCATTGGGAGGAGGCAATTCAGGAGTATCGCCAAGTGATTTCACGACAGCTCCAATTAATTGACCCACAGTTGAAATTAGGCAAAATGTTGCAAATAATGGGACAGCAAGCTGATGCAGCAGCAGTTTATGAGAATGTCTTACCCCAAGTTCACTATGAAGCGACTCGACAACATATTAGTGGATTGATTGCAGTTTGTAGAGGTGACACTCAGGCAGCAATTCTGGCTTTTGAGTCAGCCGCTTCCCTAGAACCAGACAACGCCGCTCACTGGCTGGCGTTGGGGCGGGTGCAGATGCAAAGAGAAGATGCTTGGGCAGCATTGCAAGCATTTGAGAAAATTTTGTCAATTCAGCCCGACGATCTTGTGGCGCTCATTGACAGCTACGATGCGCTGCTGGCTTTGGGTGACGTCAGGGAAGCGCAGGGGCGTTTAGACAGGATGGTAGAATTAGCCCCCGATGATTTCCGGGTACTCAAACGACAGAGAGAAAGTCGTTGCCAGACGAGATTGGTATCGGGGGAAGAATAA
- a CDS encoding MAC/perforin domain-containing protein, whose product MSIEVTVFINNGKSKLFLLQEDSTLQNLREKITERLSADIGSDFYFLKGKAEIDPGDEDQYKLSQFKTDNGISVTLVSEKNEEKEKAQKDNPQKKEAAKKAKDSAKTDLDAQTLLTEKLKPENKPEWGEDPTDRSLINDKESGKTDAGGFYLQVNWEKLHPLLKSFKFPKALKFTSEGLEPVLYPGIKLSRDISPEDVVNEVQLVTQSEAYYTAWEKEAYKMGCKNISSSVGIPVSVLSAALGLSAQYKTSSETLTQSKKNRLYMIANRLVQKTKVILNKQSIQLTDEFKEKIERAVHSQNIGQLRQVFQEYGYFVPTAYIIGGKILAEETKTFDGDIDQTAAATEFGVAVSAELDKAGFTASVSSAYKSGSTEQGKASSFQSTRNFQLTLKGGDEGLLNDGAAWIRSLTFDKWQIIGYEGLQPITDFLDEELKKQCEAMLVNYTVVSCYSPQRDSLEITNDAWDEESYFGTLKEIYADTNPVFVPKGKKLVGISFRQKGGNRLAPSILVQALNGNNQEWLKQEEWNDRYFGSLAEIYVDTHPVFIPAGKILSGFAFRQYNNRLAPKILVANMDGSGEQWVENNDWGHHYFGPLKEIYADTNSVFVPDGKSLVGFALRKKGGNRIAPVLLVQ is encoded by the coding sequence ATGTCCATCGAAGTTACAGTTTTCATCAATAATGGGAAATCAAAGTTATTTCTCCTACAGGAAGATTCGACTCTTCAGAATCTCCGAGAAAAAATTACCGAAAGGTTATCGGCAGATATAGGGAGTGACTTCTACTTCCTCAAAGGCAAGGCTGAGATCGATCCAGGGGATGAAGATCAATATAAACTCTCACAGTTTAAAACCGATAATGGGATTTCGGTAACATTAGTCAGCGAAAAGAACGAGGAAAAAGAAAAAGCTCAGAAAGACAACCCGCAGAAAAAAGAGGCTGCAAAAAAAGCTAAAGATTCTGCCAAAACCGATCTAGATGCTCAGACCCTGCTAACAGAAAAGCTGAAACCAGAGAACAAGCCCGAGTGGGGGGAAGATCCTACAGATCGCTCTTTAATTAACGACAAAGAAAGTGGGAAAACTGACGCTGGAGGATTTTACCTTCAGGTAAACTGGGAGAAATTACATCCACTCCTTAAAAGTTTCAAATTTCCTAAAGCTTTAAAATTCACATCAGAAGGATTAGAGCCAGTTCTTTATCCAGGAATTAAACTCAGCCGAGACATCTCACCAGAAGATGTCGTAAATGAGGTACAACTTGTTACCCAAAGTGAGGCTTACTACACAGCATGGGAAAAAGAAGCCTATAAGATGGGCTGTAAAAATATCAGTAGCTCTGTAGGAATTCCTGTTTCTGTATTGAGCGCGGCATTGGGTTTGAGTGCTCAATATAAAACCAGTTCAGAAACCCTGACACAAAGTAAAAAAAATCGGTTGTATATGATAGCAAATCGTCTTGTACAGAAGACAAAAGTCATTCTAAACAAGCAAAGCATACAGCTAACTGATGAGTTTAAAGAGAAGATTGAACGTGCCGTCCACAGCCAAAATATCGGCCAATTAAGACAAGTTTTTCAGGAATACGGGTACTTTGTGCCAACTGCATATATTATCGGCGGTAAAATCTTAGCTGAAGAAACGAAAACCTTTGACGGTGACATAGACCAAACTGCTGCGGCTACTGAGTTCGGAGTAGCTGTTAGTGCGGAGTTGGATAAAGCAGGATTTACTGCTAGTGTTAGTAGTGCTTATAAAAGTGGTAGCACTGAGCAAGGTAAAGCGAGTAGCTTTCAAAGCACTCGTAATTTTCAACTCACTTTAAAAGGAGGAGACGAAGGACTACTTAATGATGGTGCAGCATGGATTCGCTCGCTTACCTTTGATAAATGGCAGATTATAGGGTATGAGGGATTACAGCCGATTACTGATTTTTTGGATGAAGAATTAAAGAAGCAATGCGAGGCTATGCTTGTTAATTATACAGTAGTTTCCTGCTACAGTCCTCAGCGTGATTCTCTGGAAATAACTAATGATGCTTGGGACGAAGAGAGCTATTTTGGTACATTAAAGGAAATTTATGCAGATACCAACCCAGTGTTTGTCCCAAAAGGGAAAAAGTTAGTAGGAATTAGTTTCCGGCAAAAGGGTGGAAATCGTCTTGCTCCCAGCATCTTGGTGCAAGCTTTGAATGGCAACAATCAAGAATGGCTAAAACAAGAGGAATGGAATGACCGATACTTTGGATCCTTAGCAGAAATTTATGTTGATACACATCCAGTGTTTATCCCTGCGGGCAAAATACTATCAGGATTTGCTTTTCGACAATATAACAATCGTCTAGCTCCCAAAATATTAGTGGCAAATATGGACGGGAGTGGTGAACAATGGGTAGAAAACAACGATTGGGGACATCACTATTTTGGTCCTTTAAAAGAAATCTATGCAGACACGAATTCAGTGTTTGTACCTGACGGAAAAAGTTTGGTGGGATTTGCTCTAAGAAAGAAAGGTGGCAATCGTATTGCTCCTGTGCTGTTAGTCCAATAA